In one Lachnospiraceae bacterium GAM79 genomic region, the following are encoded:
- a CDS encoding MATE family efflux transporter has protein sequence MNKDLTVGKPESVLWRFCLPLFGSVIFQQLYNIADSLVAGKFINESALAAVGNSYEITLIFIAFAFGCNMGCSVIVSRLFGAKEYRNMKTAVSTTFIFTAVLLAVMVIAGLLTSRELLALIHTPGDIMDASLLYLNIYIYGLPFMFFYNIATGIFSALGDSRTPFIFLAISSVSNIFVDILFVKSFQMGISGVAWATFLCQGVSAILAVAVVIRRLTCIKTDGRFRFFDGSILKQILVVAIPSTLQQSFISIGNIIIQSVINDFGTSVIAGYSAAVKLNNLVITSLTTLGNGISNYTAQNIGAGKIDRIRSGFKASLKLVWLLCIPFALLYFTCGRWLLLLFLDNPTATAIKTGIVFLCILAPFYFIVSIKLMADGILRGAGIMNKFMISTFTDLILRVILSIIFSKMFGSVGIWCSWPVGWCCGTAVSVLFYRGEQKRDFKNAFEA, from the coding sequence ATGAACAAGGATCTGACCGTAGGGAAACCGGAATCTGTGCTGTGGCGTTTCTGTCTGCCACTCTTTGGAAGTGTGATCTTCCAGCAGCTCTATAACATTGCCGACAGTCTGGTTGCCGGAAAATTTATCAATGAAAGTGCTCTTGCCGCTGTTGGCAACAGTTACGAGATCACATTGATCTTTATCGCATTTGCATTTGGATGCAATATGGGATGCTCGGTTATCGTATCCAGATTATTTGGAGCAAAAGAATATCGGAATATGAAGACGGCTGTATCGACCACCTTTATCTTTACGGCTGTTTTACTGGCTGTTATGGTGATCGCCGGTCTGCTCACCAGCCGGGAGCTGCTTGCTCTGATCCACACTCCGGGCGATATCATGGATGCTTCCCTGCTGTATCTGAACATCTATATCTATGGTCTTCCATTTATGTTCTTTTACAACATTGCAACCGGAATCTTCTCCGCTCTCGGTGATTCCAGAACTCCGTTCATCTTCCTTGCAATATCATCCGTTTCCAATATATTTGTCGATATCTTATTTGTAAAATCCTTTCAGATGGGAATCTCAGGTGTTGCCTGGGCGACCTTCCTCTGTCAGGGTGTCAGTGCTATTCTGGCTGTCGCTGTTGTGATACGCCGTCTTACCTGTATCAAGACAGATGGCCGTTTCCGGTTCTTTGATGGCAGCATCTTAAAACAAATCTTGGTCGTTGCTATCCCAAGCACCTTACAGCAGAGCTTTATATCCATCGGAAATATTATCATCCAGAGCGTTATCAACGACTTCGGAACCAGCGTTATCGCCGGATATTCTGCGGCTGTCAAGCTGAACAATCTGGTCATTACCTCTCTTACCACACTGGGAAACGGTATATCAAACTATACCGCCCAGAATATCGGTGCGGGTAAAATTGACCGTATCCGTTCCGGTTTCAAAGCTTCCTTAAAACTGGTCTGGCTGTTATGTATTCCGTTTGCGCTGTTGTACTTCACCTGCGGAAGATGGCTGTTACTGCTCTTTCTTGACAATCCGACTGCAACTGCGATCAAGACAGGTATCGTTTTCCTGTGTATCCTTGCACCATTTTATTTCATCGTTTCCATCAAATTAATGGCAGACGGAATCCTGCGTGGCGCAGGTATCATGAACAAATTCATGATCTCCACCTTTACCGATCTGATTCTTCGAGTAATCTTATCCATCATCTTTTCAAAGATGTTCGGTTCTGTCGGTATCTGGTGCTCCTGGCCGGTCGGCTGGTGCTGCGGAACTGCAGTCTCCGTCCTCTTTTACCGCGGTGAACAGAAACGGGATTTTAAAAATGCATTTGAAGCATAA
- a CDS encoding sodium-dependent transporter: MDIQNNNNRSSFSGKIGYVLSAAGASVGLGNIWRFPYLAAKYGGGIFLLIYILLALTFGYTMIVAESAIGRMTRKSPVGAFRSFGKKKWLSFGGWINAIIPVLIVPYYSVIGGWVIKYLVEYVKGNGKNLAKDGYFTDFISNGISTELCFIVFCLFTLGIIFAGVQNGIERVSKIMMPVLIVLSILIAVYSVTRPGALKGVKYFLVPNFDNFSWMTVVAAMGQMFYSLSIAMGILITFGSYMKKDTAIEDATRNVEVFDTAIAIMAGLMIIPAVFAFSGGNPDTLQAGPSLMFITIPKVFQNMGLGTIVGILFFLLVLFAAVTSSIALTESAVSTFEDEIGWSRKKATVFVGVIMLILGSLSSLGYGPLACVKIIGMQFLDLFDFLTNSVMMPIAALMTCLLVSRVVGIDKIEEEIRHGEGAFRRKKIFVVMIKYICPVFALIILASSVANALGWISM, encoded by the coding sequence ATGGATATACAAAACAATAACAACAGAAGTTCATTTTCGGGGAAGATAGGATATGTGCTGTCGGCGGCAGGAGCGTCGGTCGGTCTTGGAAATATATGGCGGTTTCCGTATCTGGCAGCAAAGTACGGAGGAGGAATCTTTCTTCTGATCTATATTCTGCTGGCACTTACATTTGGATATACGATGATCGTTGCTGAGTCTGCGATCGGTCGTATGACAAGAAAGAGTCCGGTCGGAGCGTTTCGGTCATTTGGTAAGAAGAAATGGTTGTCCTTTGGCGGCTGGATCAATGCGATCATACCGGTGCTGATCGTACCGTATTATTCGGTGATCGGTGGCTGGGTTATCAAATATCTGGTGGAATATGTCAAAGGAAATGGAAAGAATCTGGCAAAGGATGGATATTTTACAGACTTTATCTCGAATGGCATTTCGACAGAGCTTTGTTTCATCGTATTCTGTCTGTTTACGCTTGGGATCATCTTTGCAGGTGTTCAGAATGGTATTGAACGTGTATCAAAGATCATGATGCCGGTACTGATCGTATTATCGATCCTTATTGCTGTATATTCAGTGACAAGACCGGGGGCATTAAAGGGCGTGAAGTATTTTCTTGTTCCGAATTTTGATAATTTCTCATGGATGACTGTGGTAGCGGCGATGGGGCAGATGTTTTATTCCCTGTCGATCGCAATGGGTATTCTGATCACATTTGGTTCTTATATGAAAAAGGATACGGCGATCGAGGATGCTACAAGGAATGTTGAGGTGTTTGATACGGCGATTGCGATCATGGCAGGACTTATGATCATTCCTGCGGTATTCGCATTTTCAGGCGGTAATCCTGACACTTTACAGGCAGGTCCTTCATTGATGTTTATAACGATCCCTAAGGTATTTCAGAATATGGGACTTGGAACAATAGTCGGTATTCTGTTCTTCCTGTTGGTTTTATTTGCAGCAGTAACCAGCTCAATCGCACTGACTGAGAGTGCAGTATCCACATTTGAGGATGAGATCGGTTGGAGCAGAAAGAAAGCAACTGTTTTCGTAGGTGTGATCATGCTGATCCTTGGAAGTCTGTCATCACTTGGATATGGACCGCTCGCCTGTGTAAAGATTATCGGTATGCAGTTCTTAGACCTGTTTGATTTCCTGACGAATTCGGTTATGATGCCGATCGCAGCACTTATGACCTGCTTACTGGTTTCAAGAGTTGTTGGAATCGATAAGATAGAAGAAGAGATTCGTCATGGCGAGGGCGCATTCCGCAGAAAGAAGATCTTTGTTGTGATGATCAAATACATATGTCCGGTCTTCGCCCTGATCATTCTTGCAAGTTCGGTTGCAAATGCACTTGGCTGGATCTCGATGTAG
- a CDS encoding PDZ domain-containing protein, protein MEEGTKTSNRYRSLLVGFLILDLIAFTLLAIAYFWNGDIGDQEIKYEDAELVFDDLSGQKVIPSGEPVGIYLKTDGVMVVDCGEVETAQGEICSPCNSLLQTGDYITAVNETAISTKKELMQALSGNNTGTVRLTFVRDGKSQVAEVTPVKTNKNAYMLGLWVKDDISGIGTVTFLCGNQFMALGHSVSDNDTGLKISSTGGGIYTTHITKINRSFVSMPGQLQGTILYKKDLIGIVEGNYDNGIGGYLDEEYVAKHYKAAEAMYIADPGEVQTGEAYIYSRLDGNLKKYKINILAVHTDTANKNMEFKVEDEDLIALTGGVCQGMSGSPIVQNGKLIGAVTHVLVDDPTEGYAVFIENMIK, encoded by the coding sequence ATGGAAGAAGGAACAAAGACGTCGAACCGTTACCGTTCGCTGCTGGTCGGATTTTTGATCTTGGATCTGATCGCATTTACACTGTTGGCAATCGCTTATTTCTGGAATGGAGATATCGGAGATCAGGAGATCAAGTATGAAGATGCGGAGCTTGTATTCGATGATCTGTCCGGACAGAAAGTAATACCGTCCGGCGAGCCGGTCGGGATCTATCTGAAAACAGATGGCGTTATGGTCGTAGATTGTGGCGAGGTGGAAACTGCACAGGGAGAGATTTGCTCTCCCTGTAACAGCCTGCTTCAGACAGGAGATTATATCACAGCTGTAAATGAAACAGCCATATCAACAAAAAAGGAACTGATGCAGGCTTTATCCGGGAATAATACCGGAACTGTGAGACTTACATTTGTGCGGGACGGAAAGTCACAGGTAGCAGAGGTTACACCTGTGAAAACAAATAAGAATGCTTATATGTTAGGACTGTGGGTGAAGGATGACATATCGGGTATCGGAACAGTGACCTTCCTATGTGGCAATCAGTTTATGGCACTTGGACACAGCGTATCGGATAATGATACCGGGCTTAAGATCAGCAGCACCGGTGGGGGTATCTATACTACACATATAACGAAGATCAACCGATCTTTTGTGTCGATGCCGGGGCAGCTTCAGGGAACGATCCTTTACAAGAAGGATCTGATCGGAATTGTAGAAGGTAATTATGATAACGGAATCGGCGGATATCTCGATGAAGAATATGTGGCGAAGCATTACAAAGCTGCAGAAGCCATGTATATCGCAGATCCTGGTGAAGTTCAGACCGGAGAGGCATATATTTATTCCAGATTGGATGGGAATCTGAAAAAATACAAGATCAACATTCTGGCGGTTCATACCGATACTGCCAATAAAAATATGGAATTTAAGGTAGAGGACGAGGATCTGATCGCACTTACCGGCGGCGTCTGTCAGGGCATGAGCGGAAGCCCAATCGTACAGAATGGCAAGCTGATCGGTGCGGTCACACATGTGCTTGTGGATGATCCGACGGAAGGGTATGCTGTATTTATTGAAAATATGATAAAGTAG
- the recN gene encoding DNA repair protein RecN, with amino-acid sequence MLLNVHIKNIALIEDANINFTDGLNILTGETGAGKSIIMGALKIGMGGKLPKDMLRDPEKEGFCQLLFFIDDESLFEQLQELDVTPSEDGEIIITRRIVNGRTMNTINDRTVTAAKLKDVSALLVDMHAQHEQQILLKKAEHLNILDKFAKRPLASLKQKYEDCYKTFEDLRKELEEGQMDEGERKRKLEYIQFEAGEIEGARLVPGEDEKLEKQYRKMVNAKDIVEAVSEVYSITGYNRNASAGNEIGRALASLKAVKGLDEEMESIFSELTNIDSLLNDFNVSVSDYMQSMEFDESEFHEVEDRLNTINNLKGKYGRTTDDVLAYLEQLKQDEAKLVQYEEYAEELQQKVETAKKELDQAAEALSAERKIQAKELCKRVSEALEDLSFNQIRFDMHFDRLAHPGISGIDDCYFVVSTNVGEKERPLYEVASGGELSRIMLAIKSCMASEDNIDTLIFDEIDVGISGRAASSVAAKLAVISKAHQVISITHLPQIAAMADSHYRIEKVVKDGKTITQISKLDREESVLEIARLLGGAEITNAAVENARDMKELADKAKIH; translated from the coding sequence ATGCTTTTAAATGTACACATAAAAAATATCGCATTGATTGAAGATGCAAATATCAATTTTACAGATGGACTGAATATCTTAACCGGTGAGACCGGTGCAGGTAAGTCTATTATCATGGGAGCTTTAAAGATTGGTATGGGAGGCAAGCTCCCAAAAGATATGCTGAGAGATCCGGAAAAAGAAGGCTTCTGTCAGTTATTATTTTTTATTGATGATGAATCATTGTTTGAGCAGCTGCAGGAGCTTGACGTTACACCATCAGAGGATGGAGAGATCATCATAACCAGACGAATAGTAAATGGCAGAACCATGAATACTATTAATGACCGGACAGTAACAGCAGCAAAGTTAAAAGATGTTTCGGCACTTCTTGTGGATATGCATGCACAGCATGAGCAGCAGATCCTGTTGAAGAAGGCAGAGCATTTGAATATTCTGGATAAATTTGCAAAAAGACCGCTTGCATCATTAAAACAGAAATATGAAGACTGCTATAAAACATTTGAAGATCTTCGAAAAGAACTGGAAGAAGGACAGATGGATGAGGGCGAGCGGAAACGGAAGCTGGAATATATCCAGTTTGAAGCAGGAGAGATTGAAGGTGCCAGGCTGGTTCCGGGAGAAGATGAAAAACTGGAAAAACAGTATCGTAAGATGGTGAATGCCAAGGATATCGTGGAAGCAGTTTCTGAGGTTTATTCGATCACAGGGTATAATCGGAACGCATCTGCCGGAAATGAGATTGGACGTGCGCTTGCAAGCTTAAAAGCGGTAAAAGGTCTGGACGAGGAGATGGAGAGCATCTTCAGTGAGCTTACCAATATTGATTCGTTGTTAAATGATTTTAACGTATCGGTCAGTGATTATATGCAGAGTATGGAATTTGATGAGTCTGAATTCCATGAGGTTGAAGACCGGTTGAATACCATTAATAATTTAAAAGGAAAATACGGCAGAACGACAGACGATGTGCTTGCCTATCTGGAGCAGTTGAAGCAGGATGAAGCAAAGCTTGTGCAGTATGAGGAATATGCAGAAGAATTGCAGCAGAAAGTAGAAACAGCAAAAAAAGAACTGGATCAGGCAGCGGAAGCTTTAAGTGCAGAACGAAAGATTCAGGCAAAAGAATTATGTAAGCGGGTATCAGAGGCGCTGGAGGATCTGAGCTTTAATCAGATCCGGTTCGATATGCATTTTGACCGTCTGGCGCATCCGGGCATCTCCGGTATCGATGATTGTTACTTTGTTGTATCGACAAATGTCGGAGAAAAGGAACGTCCGCTTTATGAGGTTGCATCCGGCGGTGAGCTTTCGAGGATCATGCTTGCGATCAAATCCTGCATGGCATCGGAAGATAACATTGATACTCTGATATTTGATGAGATTGATGTTGGTATCAGCGGCAGAGCAGCATCAAGTGTGGCAGCAAAGCTTGCGGTTATATCAAAAGCGCATCAGGTGATCAGTATTACGCATCTGCCACAGATCGCGGCAATGGCGGACAGCCATTACAGAATTGAAAAAGTGGTAAAGGATGGCAAGACGATCACGCAGATCTCCAAGTTAGACCGGGAAGAATCTGTGCTTGAGATTGCCAGACTGCTTGGCGGTGCAGAGATCACAAATGCCGCGGTTGAAAATGCCAGGGATATGAAAGAACTGGCAGACAAAGCAAAAATACACTAA
- the argR gene encoding arginine repressor, whose amino-acid sequence MKYQRQAKILELVEKYDIETQDDLLEKLKEEGFQATQATVSRDIREMNLTKVSVPGARQKYAVEKNNRYETLDSYKKVLSTGIISVDAAENLIVIKTISGVAMAVAAALDHMDIDGLMGCIAGDDTIFLAVKDKSLTMSIKAQIEKM is encoded by the coding sequence ATGAAATATCAAAGACAGGCAAAGATACTGGAGCTTGTTGAAAAATATGATATTGAAACACAGGATGATCTTCTGGAGAAACTGAAGGAAGAGGGATTTCAGGCAACACAGGCAACCGTTTCCAGAGATATTCGGGAAATGAATCTGACAAAGGTATCCGTACCGGGAGCCAGACAGAAATATGCCGTAGAGAAGAACAATCGTTATGAGACACTGGATTCCTATAAGAAGGTTCTGAGCACAGGAATTATTTCTGTAGATGCGGCAGAGAACCTGATCGTGATCAAGACAATCTCCGGTGTTGCCATGGCTGTAGCGGCAGCGCTGGATCATATGGATATTGATGGGCTGATGGGCTGTATCGCGGGAGATGATACGATCTTCCTTGCTGTGAAGGATAAGAGCCTGACGATGTCGATCAAGGCGCAGATTGAAAAGATGTAA